Part of the Anomaloglossus baeobatrachus isolate aAnoBae1 chromosome 1, aAnoBae1.hap1, whole genome shotgun sequence genome, ttggtcgctcttctttgcaccctctccagttcagctatgtccttcttatatatcggtgaccagaattgtacacagtattctaagtgcggtcgcactagtgacttgtacagaggtagaactatatttttttcatgaacacttatacctcttttaatacatcccattattttattagccctggcagcagctgcctgacactgtccactaaagtgaagtttaccatccacccatacacccaagtctttttctgtgtctgttttacccagtgttctacaattaagtacataatcataaatgttatttcctctacccaagtgcatgaccttacatttatctacattaaacttcaattgccacttctcagcccaatcctccaatttacataaatctccctgtaatataaaattatcctcctctgtattgattaccctgcagagtttagtatcatctgcaaatattgaaattctactccgcatgcccccaacaaggtcatttataaatatgttgaaaagaagcgggcccaatactgacccctgtggtaccccactatgaactgagacccagtccgagtacgtaccattaataaccaccctttgtttcctatcactgagccagtttttaacccagttacacatattttcccctatccccattattctcattttatgtaccaaccttttgtgtggcaccgtatcaaaagcttttgaaaagtccatatacacaacatccactgcatttccctggtccaggcttgaacttacctcttcatagaagctgatcaaattagtttgacaggatcgatccctcataaacccatgttgatactctgtcataaggttatttttcttgagatactccagtatagcatctctcaagaaaccctcaaggattttaccaaccgtagaggttaaacttaccggcctataatttcccggctcagttttgtcccctttttgaatattggcaccacatttgctatgcgccagtcctgcggtaccgaccctgttattaaggaatctgagaagattaaaaataatggtctatctatcacagaactcaattcctgtagtactctggggtgtatgccatccgggcccggagatttgtcaaccttagtgatttcgaggcggcggcgtacttcctgctgggttaagcaggtaatattcaagggtgaatttatggcatcactggtcatgtcatctgccatggcattttcttgtataaaaaccgtagaaaaaaagtcattcagcaggttggctttaccctcatccccttccaccatttcaccaagactatttttaagggggccaacactatcgcttttcagttttttactgtttatgtagttaaagaatattttaggattatttttactttctctcgcaatgagtttctctgtctcatacttagctaacttaatttgctttttacatattttatttaattttctataattatataatgcctcatcactacctaccctctttaattcttttaaggctttctgtttttcttttattgcttcccttacagctctatttagccataggggtttcctcctatttctagcatgtttgttcccatagggtatattttctgcacaagccctattcaggatgctcataaaagtctcccatttgctttgtgtacttttattacttagtacatcatcccagtttattgcactaagatcatctctcaaccgtttaaaatttgctttcctgaagtttagtgtccttgtagccactctactatacatcttactaaagaatacatgaaaacttattattttgtgatcactattccccaagtaacccccatcttgtatatttgatatgcggtctggcctattggttagtacaaggtctagtagtgctccccctcttgtggggtcctgtaccatttgtgaaaggtaattatctttcattgttatcaaaaatctatttcctttgctggaactgcaagtttctgttccccaatttatatcaggatagttaaagtcccccataataattacctctccgagactcgctgctttatcaatttgctttatgaggagattctctacctcttccataatattcggcgtcttataacacacccctatcagtattttattattcactctccccccccttatctccacccatagggactctacattctcagtaccctcacatatgttgtcacgcaggatgggttttaaggatgattttacatatagacacacacctccccctcgcttatttgtacggtcattcctgaataggctataaccctgtaaattaacagcccagtcaactTCTGTCACTAAAAGCCGTGCATCATcagaaaaaaatccgcaccaattcTAGACTTATGTCAATGAACTATGGAAGGTATTACATCAATTTCACCTTCTTGCACTTTCCTTCTTCCCTCCATGATGTCAGAAGCATGTAAGAATTGTTCACCATTAGTATCAGAATTATTCACAAGCCTGGTTTTACTTCCAGAACGGCTTGCACAACTTTTGGCTGCTTTCACATGAGAATTTTTAGAAGCACTAATCACTGCGATCTTCTACGGCGCAATTAAAGCTTGTCAGGGCCCGTGTCCACTGTGCGTGATCAATTGCGGAATCCGCACTACAGATCCTACAGTGCAGATTCCGCAATTGATTCTGGCCATTCATTCCTAAGGGGCCGCCGGCAATTGCGGAAATACTGCACAGCAGATTCCCGAGGAAGTTTCTCCGCAGCACTTCCCATTTCTTCTGCAGAGTCTGCAGCCTTTATATAAGGATAAGGTGGCATAGATTCCGCATGGGCCTGCAACTGCAGCCGTGGAGATAACTCTGCCTCACAGCAGTTCCCATCAGTGGACATGAGGCCTAGAAGCGGTCAATGCATAGGTGTCCATTACAACAAAACACCTATGTGCTCAAAATCGCTAGTGCTGGAGATTTTAGGCAGCTAGAGCATAATCTATTTTCAAGTGCCAAGCACTGGAAAGCAGCTCATGTAAGCCTATGAGAGGTCACATGACCCTTCACAAAAGGGTAATGGGATTTCTCTGGCCACAGCGCTCAATGATGCACTATGTAAAGCGCCCACACAGCAGCAAGAAGCGTGCGCTTTAAAAGCGTTCCTGTGTAAGCAGCCCAAAACTGGTAACTCATCTGAATTATTATAGTTTTGTTTCCATATTTAGAACTTTTTGATGATCTTTCTATTGGCAATTTACAGTATGTGTGATCATCAGTATTTTGTTCTTCACAATAGTCTCTGTCGAAAGATCTGCTTTTCCTCAAAAgatggcttaagcgggctttacacgctacaataaatcttacgatgtgtcggcttggtcatgtcgtaagtgacgcatatccggcatcgtaagtaatattgtagcatgtaaaacctatgtgcgattgcgattgaacgaaaaaccgttcatcgcatacacgtctttcaattactaaaaattgaacgtgcggttgttcaatgttcccgaggtagcacacatcgcggtgtgtgacaccccgggaacgatgaacacagcttatctgcgtcccaccggcaatgcggaaggaagtgggcgggatgtttacgtcccactcatctccgcccctccgcttctattggccgcctgccgtgtgacgtcgctgtgacgccgaacgtccctcccactccaggaagtggatgttcgccgcccacatcgaggttgtatggaagggtaagtgcgtgtgatgggaattaatcgtttgtgtgacacggtcaacaaattgaacgtgccacacaaacgatgagggcgggtcacatcgcacacgagatcgtatgcgaaattgaaacgtgtaaagcaggctttactcataTGGCCTTTCACCCTATTTTTCTTTTTTGGTGCAGATGACGTTTTTGCTTTTCAGTTGCTTTGTTTGCAGGTACGGATGCTGTGGACCCATAGAGATCTCTGAAAGCATTAGACTGAGGATTTTGATGCTGGGGTTGAGGTACGAGATTTTATCAAGTTCAAAACTGAAATCCCTGCTGTGATCTGATTTCTTGCAGCTGTAAGCAAATCCATGTCCTCAGCACTGCCATTTTGTACTTCATCACAGATCATGTGTGCTGCATTAATAAGCTCTTGTTTCATTCGAAGCACATCAGTTTGTTCTTTCATATGGCTCTTACCGATATTCAAAGATTCTAACACAGAAGCTGTTCCTACAAGAGACGTAGCCACATGATCAGGTGAAGAAGATGGGCTTTCATTACCAGAGAATTCTGAAGCGTCACACTGCAAATCATCATTTGCCATGATTGCATCCATTACATGCTCTGAATCGTTACCTGAGTTCTTAGTATGTATTACAACTAAATGAATGTGTTTACATATCATAGACTTTGTCGCAGAGTCGGGACAATTACAGCTGTAGTCATGAAGGCAAATCTTGCACTGCTCACAATATAGATGGCAGGGCTTTTCACAGTTCGCGTCTTTCTTTTCAACAACATACACTAAAGGATTTGATGCAGTTGTAGTTTCGTTAATAGTTATCTGACTGGAAACGGTCCATTTAGTCGATGACATTTGCTTCACAAGAGAAATGGGAAGCGTTAATGCTTTACGATGCCTGTTGTGAAATTGTGTAACTTTCCACATTGTCTTCCCTTTTTCAAGTTTCACAAGTCTTTTTCTCGCTAGCTCTTGAGCCATTTCATTTAAAGCGACATACAATTCATCCACGGTTTTGTTTTTCTTACCATCGAGATATTCATACTTTATAGACCTGTGACAGCGGTCCAAGCACATGTTTGTGGTTATTCCACTGTGGAGGCGGAAACACTTTGCCCATTGTTCTTTACAAGGAACCCATTCTTTTCGGAAGTATTCTAAGAAAGACGTGGTTTTCTCACTCTCATCCATTGTAAGGAGCATTTTGTTTAGGAGCTTTTCAAAAATTTTGGAATCCTGTTCTTCAAGTAATAAAGTAAGTGTTTTGTACATTTGATCTGCTACATTTTTGTCATGAATGCTTCTCAGGTTTTCTTTCCAATCTTTAACAACGTGCCTTATGCATAATAACTTTTTTGCGTTAACTTTGCAGTCAAAAGCATTAACCCAACTCTTGTAATATTGAGGTCCTTTGTCGCTCATTATTACTTTAGTAGACACTGCTCCAGCAATTTTCCTTACCTGAGAAAAAAATATTGTAAGTACACAAGTGGTTTCCTTATTGGATATCATCCAGGCTACAGGAACGCTTTCACTAAAATCATCAATTACAAGTATTGTTATGAGATGGAAATCATAGCCATTTGTCCCATGTGTACAGTCCAAACATACAATTTTATTCCCAAACTTTTGAAACATTTTCATTTGGAAATTGGACATGATTCCGAGAACAAAGTCTTCTTTGTTTAGCTTGTGCTGCAGGTCAGGTGGGTGAGTGAAGGCGCCTTCTTGTTGCCGTTTATACAGTATAACAGACGACTTCTCCATCTCCAAATCTTCAAGAATGTGTGAATCTACACTTATGTGGTCTTCAGAATGTCGCTGTATTCTGTCAATGCGATAAGCTGAAGCAATATTAGATATATCTTTATTGGTGACCAGATGTTTACGCTCTAGAGACAGAACCTCACTTGCAAACAGGCGCTTTACTATTTTCTTGGCTGGAATCCCCTCTTGAAGATTTTCCGCAATGTCTTCTCTGTCCCGCTTTGGAATCCTAATGTGACACAACTGAGCATCATGTCCATAATGAGTATAACAGACGTACAGGTGTACGGCTCCATCAGAGAGGGTTTTGGCTTTCATTCTGGCCGTGCAGTTCGTGTTTATTTTGCATGTACCCTGCGACTTACATTTTCTAATTCCACTGCTTGCTCCCTTATACTGTCCTGATCTGTTACAGTAGTAATACTCAACAGTGCCGTCAGTCAGGAATGAAGTATTTTTCTTATAAAAGCTAGCATTTGTATCCCTCTCTAAATTATCTTTCCATTGCTGAAAGTCCACTCTGGACCCAAATGTCTTTTCTTCTTCAGTCAACACAAATCCGTGAACCTTCCTCAAATGGTGACAAAATTCATGCACGGTCAAGTATCTGAATTCACAGTCTAGTTCCATGCACACATTACCTGGCTTCCTCTCTTGAATATTTTCAGCAATGTCTTCTCGGTCACCCTTTGGAAGCCTAATGTCACACAATTGAGTAGGATGTCCATAATGAGTAGAACAGAAGCAGAGATTTACTGTTCCATCAGGGAGTGTTGTGGCTGTCATTCTAGCTGGGCATTTCACACTGCTTGTTACCTTACATTGACCGGATCTGTTACAGTAGTAATACTCAACAGTGCCTTCAGTTCTCAATGCAGTTTTGCTCTTATAAAAGCTATAATTTGTATCCCTCTCTAAATCATCTTTCCATTCCTGAAACTCACCTCTGGACACAAATGTCTTTTCTTCTTCAGTGAACACAA contains:
- the LOC142257905 gene encoding uncharacterized protein LOC142257905 gives rise to the protein MPHNRKKHLCPCGKEYAHMGSLIRHRKACSTYNSSNTGKKPIVCGEADCKFQYINVLGLKQHLTKEHGFVFTEEEKTFVSRGEFQEWKDDLERDTNYSFYKSKTALRTEGTVEYYYCNRSGQCKVTSSVKCPARMTATTLPDGTVNLCFCSTHYGHPTQLCDIRLPKGDREDIAENIQERKPGNVCMELDCEFRYLTVHEFCHHLRKVHGFVLTEEEKTFGSRVDFQQWKDNLERDTNASFYKKNTSFLTDGTVEYYYCNRSGQYKGASSGIRKCKSQGTCKINTNCTARMKAKTLSDGAVHLYVCYTHYGHDAQLCHIRIPKRDREDIAENLQEGIPAKKIVKRLFASEVLSLERKHLVTNKDISNIASAYRIDRIQRHSEDHISVDSHILEDLEMEKSSVILYKRQQEGAFTHPPDLQHKLNKEDFVLGIMSNFQMKMFQKFGNKIVCLDCTHGTNGYDFHLITILVIDDFSESVPVAWMISNKETTCVLTIFFSQVRKIAGAVSTKVIMSDKGPQYYKSWVNAFDCKVNAKKLLCIRHVVKDWKENLRSIHDKNVADQMYKTLTLLLEEQDSKIFEKLLNKMLLTMDESEKTTSFLEYFRKEWVPCKEQWAKCFRLHSGITTNMCLDRCHRSIKYEYLDGKKNKTVDELYVALNEMAQELARKRLVKLEKGKTMWKVTQFHNRHRKALTLPISLVKQMSSTKWTVSSQITINETTTASNPLVYVVEKKDANCEKPCHLYCEQCKICLHDYSCNCPDSATKSMICKHIHLVVIHTKNSGNDSEHVMDAIMANDDLQCDASEFSGNESPSSSPDHVATSLVGTASVLESLNIGKSHMKEQTDVLRMKQELINAAHMICDEVQNGSAEDMDLLTAARNQITAGISVLNLIKSRTSTPASKSSV